Proteins co-encoded in one Waddlia chondrophila WSU 86-1044 genomic window:
- a CDS encoding bifunctional UDP-N-acetylmuramoyl-tripeptide:D-alanyl-D-alanine ligase/alanine racemase encodes MDAFDLRNWSGFISAGGDSNRPALIDQIVIDTRRIYASNALFAALKGQRQDGHSFVSGSGAKFALVEKHWEGPADGPSLLKVDDPLTAFQEIAGSYRSQLRGNVIAVIGSYGKTMVKDLLRHLLSSSFTVASSPESFNSQVGVPLSLLGAAKAHEQVIIEAGFSHPGEMARLCKIIRPSHIILTHVGNKHLHTIGSKEQIAQEMCHFSLSSDASWTLLPKDPILSPLPKPYYWDTPQPNLPHASFHENSKAITVQFPKGDAHTILRPLGMSYILDLINIGLKAAYLLGVPEKQIVDALKTYQPEPMSTEIWKSQNGATFINETYCEDPQSLDCALRRFDFHSPKGKKTLLFSGIKQNDPALDARIGEAIGNSMPDTLMLIEPSFQLEHAVKTIAPQTAIRHFSTVEAALKDHAGSMRPEDILIVKGKKKLPFDQLTQTVQGSIFSNQCRINLAAIASNIKQIRSRLTPHTEIMAMVKATAYGTQDALMAKFLKTEGIRRLGVSYIDEGISLRKEGVDQDIFVLNAAPYEIEKAVSWQFEIAVNDKETIDQIGRMSSERGTITRVHLHINTGMSRLGCRPEEALPLARIIQAHPHLKLEGVMTHFACSDNPDEDTFTLEQSRIFDHSIEAIEQEGISIPFRHACNSAAALRLHFPQYNIVRIGMALYGLCPGGTLALSLHSRIVGINHCIKGETISYGRSYTVQREREKIAVIPIGYYDGLHLNYSSKGKVMIHGAEAPIVGRICMDYMMVDITHIPDACIGDPVLIFGEDAEGNVLSPNELAEQGNSSVYELISCLGPRIQRVFIHEENDKIM; translated from the coding sequence ATGGATGCATTTGATCTAAGAAACTGGTCCGGATTCATTTCTGCCGGAGGGGACTCCAACAGACCGGCTTTGATTGATCAAATTGTCATTGACACGAGAAGGATTTACGCCTCAAACGCGTTGTTTGCAGCTTTAAAAGGGCAACGTCAAGACGGACATAGTTTTGTTTCCGGAAGCGGCGCTAAATTCGCTTTAGTAGAAAAACACTGGGAGGGGCCAGCAGACGGTCCCTCTCTTCTCAAAGTGGACGATCCGCTCACAGCTTTTCAAGAGATTGCCGGCAGCTACCGCTCTCAGCTTAGAGGGAATGTAATCGCAGTCATCGGATCCTACGGAAAAACAATGGTTAAGGATCTGCTGCGCCACCTACTATCTTCCTCATTTACTGTTGCTTCATCTCCGGAAAGCTTCAACAGCCAAGTCGGCGTTCCGTTAAGCTTGCTAGGTGCGGCAAAGGCGCATGAGCAGGTCATCATTGAAGCAGGATTTTCCCATCCTGGAGAGATGGCAAGACTATGCAAAATCATCCGTCCCTCCCATATCATCCTCACCCATGTAGGCAACAAGCATCTGCACACAATCGGCTCCAAAGAACAGATTGCTCAGGAAATGTGTCATTTTTCCCTTTCCTCGGATGCATCCTGGACCTTATTACCAAAAGATCCGATCCTTAGTCCTCTTCCAAAGCCCTACTACTGGGACACCCCTCAGCCTAACCTGCCTCATGCTTCTTTTCACGAAAACAGCAAAGCGATCACCGTGCAGTTTCCTAAAGGAGATGCCCATACGATCTTGCGGCCGCTTGGGATGAGCTATATCCTCGATCTGATCAATATCGGATTAAAAGCAGCTTACCTTTTGGGAGTTCCTGAGAAACAGATCGTTGATGCTTTGAAAACTTATCAGCCTGAGCCAATGAGCACTGAAATTTGGAAGTCTCAAAACGGCGCGACCTTCATCAACGAGACTTACTGTGAAGATCCGCAAAGCCTGGACTGTGCATTGCGCCGCTTTGATTTTCACTCTCCGAAAGGAAAAAAAACGCTTCTATTTAGCGGTATCAAACAGAATGATCCCGCACTTGATGCCAGAATTGGAGAGGCAATCGGAAATTCCATGCCTGATACTTTGATGTTAATCGAACCTTCCTTCCAGCTAGAGCATGCAGTGAAAACAATTGCGCCTCAAACAGCCATCCGCCATTTTTCCACCGTTGAGGCAGCTTTGAAGGATCATGCCGGATCGATGAGGCCTGAAGACATTCTGATCGTCAAAGGAAAAAAGAAGCTGCCGTTCGATCAACTGACACAAACAGTGCAAGGCAGCATTTTTTCTAACCAGTGCCGCATTAATCTAGCGGCGATTGCATCCAATATCAAGCAGATCCGTTCCCGCTTGACTCCTCATACGGAAATCATGGCGATGGTCAAAGCTACAGCTTATGGAACGCAAGACGCCCTTATGGCCAAATTCTTAAAAACAGAAGGGATCCGACGGCTGGGAGTCTCTTATATTGATGAAGGAATTTCTCTCAGGAAAGAAGGGGTGGATCAAGACATTTTTGTGTTGAACGCAGCGCCCTACGAAATTGAAAAAGCTGTAAGCTGGCAGTTTGAAATTGCCGTTAATGATAAGGAGACCATTGATCAGATTGGGCGCATGTCTTCAGAGAGGGGCACCATCACGCGCGTTCACCTGCATATTAACACTGGAATGAGCAGGTTGGGTTGCAGACCTGAGGAAGCACTTCCATTGGCCAGAATCATTCAAGCGCACCCTCACTTAAAACTCGAAGGTGTCATGACTCATTTCGCTTGCTCCGACAATCCTGATGAGGACACTTTCACTTTAGAGCAATCCCGCATCTTCGACCACTCCATCGAAGCGATTGAACAGGAAGGAATTTCGATCCCTTTTCGCCATGCATGCAACTCAGCAGCTGCTTTGAGGCTCCATTTTCCTCAATACAACATAGTCAGAATCGGGATGGCTCTTTATGGCCTTTGTCCTGGAGGAACCCTTGCTCTTTCCTTGCATTCCCGTATTGTGGGCATCAACCACTGTATTAAAGGGGAGACGATCAGCTATGGCCGCAGCTATACAGTACAAAGGGAAAGAGAGAAGATTGCCGTGATCCCCATTGGGTACTATGACGGGCTTCACTTAAATTACAGCAGCAAAGGAAAAGTGATGATCCATGGGGCGGAAGCTCCCATCGTCGGCAGGATCTGCATGGACTACATGATGGTTGACATCACACACATTCCAGACGCTTGCATCGGTGATCCCGTTCTCATCTTCGGCGAAGATGCCGAAGGGAACGTTTTATCTCCCAATGAGTTAGCCGAGCAGGGGAACTCATCCGTCTACGAATTGATCTCCTGTCTCGGCCCGCGGATACAACGCGTATTTATTCATGAAGAGAACGATAAAATCATGTAA
- a CDS encoding LptF/LptG family permease, whose product MLTKIWERYFIKETLKTFFFISFCFYGLYVLIDYASHSGARHHQSMMEWSELIKFYANEWILRADVLVPFALMIATIRTLCDLNIHNELVALQASGISLKKILRPFIFLGLLFTLLIYANTEFLLPNAMAASRHLRNQKEIQKNNKNKKFFVQHVGLKDGSTLLYQHYNFAERSFFDAYWVKSFDEIWRFQHLSPYEQPPKGIGVGHFQRMPDNTLHKIESFESRSFPEMKFNQKILLDTLTPSRELSLSTLWKRLPHSKEIESEKEAEFAASFFHKSALPWLCFFAVIAPAPFCVRYGRSHPIFFIYSLSLFFLVGSYLILNAALIISERQVLSPEVAIGVPFMLFSSTTLYRFLYRS is encoded by the coding sequence ATGCTGACAAAAATATGGGAGCGTTATTTTATCAAGGAAACGCTCAAAACGTTTTTCTTTATCTCATTTTGCTTCTACGGACTTTACGTGCTTATTGATTACGCTAGCCATAGCGGCGCACGCCACCACCAGTCAATGATGGAATGGAGCGAGTTAATCAAATTTTATGCTAACGAGTGGATTTTAAGAGCGGACGTCCTTGTTCCTTTTGCGCTCATGATTGCCACAATCCGAACACTATGCGATCTGAACATCCACAACGAGCTTGTCGCTCTGCAAGCTTCGGGGATTTCGTTAAAAAAAATTCTTCGTCCTTTTATTTTCCTTGGGCTTTTGTTTACTCTCTTGATATATGCAAATACTGAATTTCTTCTGCCCAACGCAATGGCGGCAAGCCGCCATCTTCGCAATCAGAAAGAGATACAGAAAAACAATAAGAATAAGAAATTTTTTGTTCAACACGTAGGGCTCAAAGACGGGAGTACTTTGCTTTATCAGCATTACAACTTTGCAGAGCGCAGTTTTTTTGATGCGTACTGGGTCAAAAGTTTTGATGAGATTTGGCGCTTCCAGCATCTTTCCCCCTATGAGCAGCCCCCCAAAGGGATTGGAGTCGGCCATTTTCAGAGGATGCCCGACAATACCCTGCACAAGATCGAGTCTTTCGAGTCGCGCTCCTTCCCCGAGATGAAATTCAATCAAAAAATTCTCTTAGACACTTTGACCCCTTCGAGGGAGCTTTCTCTTTCGACTCTATGGAAAAGGCTCCCTCACTCCAAAGAGATCGAAAGCGAAAAGGAGGCTGAATTTGCTGCGTCTTTCTTTCACAAATCCGCATTGCCGTGGCTGTGTTTTTTCGCCGTCATTGCTCCAGCCCCTTTTTGCGTAAGATATGGACGCTCCCATCCGATCTTTTTTATCTATTCGCTTTCTTTATTTTTTTTAGTCGGCAGCTATCTGATACTCAATGCAGCTTTAATCATCAGCGAGAGGCAAGTTTTATCTCCTGAGGTTGCAATAGGAGTCCCTTTTATGTTATTTTCCAGCACTACACTTTACCGCTTTCTATACCGATCATGA
- a CDS encoding LptF/LptG family permease, giving the protein MFPIIWRYLLSQYFKVMGLCVAAFIAVLLTSRLDEIAHFAVLSPTPALAAQFILLQIPYILPIVIPVSCLISSILLVQRLSKSHELTAFRSCGISLKDFLTPILFSSVLVAFINFYIISELSTYSHYQTIIWKEELRSTNPLHLLRNKHLMGAKGGFFNSLGDSKLGKNAGEVILALPNKNQSRITLFLAKELISDDNFFEGTDVTMITAMPSGDPDSFDHLLVENAAKTKTLTDDFSQLMKQKQWKIGNDYLTMEQLLAKLYEEQANGFSVNDINCCYSEIIRRFSLGFSAFSFTLMGLAFGISISRTHSLKKILWVVLLAGGYITTLFIGKSAGQNLSLSLALYTIPHLLIISLSAAVLYRVNHGIEGA; this is encoded by the coding sequence ATGTTTCCTATTATTTGGCGTTATTTACTTTCCCAGTATTTTAAAGTAATGGGGCTTTGCGTGGCCGCATTTATCGCGGTTTTGTTAACCTCCAGACTAGATGAGATTGCACATTTTGCAGTTCTCAGTCCAACGCCGGCACTTGCCGCGCAGTTCATTTTGCTTCAAATTCCCTATATTCTGCCGATCGTCATCCCTGTCAGCTGCCTGATTTCATCCATTCTGCTTGTTCAACGCCTTTCAAAATCGCATGAGCTGACAGCCTTTAGATCATGCGGCATTTCGCTTAAAGACTTTCTGACCCCTATTCTCTTTAGCTCCGTCCTGGTTGCCTTTATCAACTTTTACATCATTTCAGAGCTATCCACCTATTCCCATTATCAAACGATCATCTGGAAAGAAGAATTGCGATCCACAAATCCTCTCCACTTGCTTCGGAACAAGCATTTAATGGGTGCCAAGGGAGGTTTTTTCAACTCCCTCGGCGATTCAAAACTTGGAAAAAATGCAGGCGAAGTTATTCTGGCTCTTCCCAATAAGAACCAATCAAGAATCACTCTTTTTCTAGCAAAAGAGCTGATCTCTGACGACAATTTTTTCGAGGGCACTGATGTGACGATGATCACTGCGATGCCCTCAGGCGATCCCGATTCTTTTGATCATCTGCTAGTAGAAAATGCTGCCAAAACAAAAACGTTGACTGACGATTTTTCCCAATTGATGAAGCAAAAACAGTGGAAAATTGGCAACGACTATCTCACAATGGAACAGCTGTTAGCCAAACTGTATGAAGAGCAAGCAAATGGGTTTTCCGTTAACGACATCAACTGCTGCTATTCAGAGATCATTCGTCGCTTTTCTCTTGGCTTTTCCGCTTTTTCCTTTACATTGATGGGACTGGCTTTCGGCATCAGCATTAGCCGCACACACTCCTTGAAAAAAATTCTCTGGGTTGTTTTGCTTGCCGGAGGCTATATCACCACCCTTTTTATAGGAAAAAGCGCGGGACAAAACCTCTCTCTTTCTCTTGCGCTCTATACGATTCCCCACCTTCTAATCATCTCTTTATCTGCAGCCGTTTTGTACCGAGTGAATCATGGCATTGAAGGAGCTTAG
- a CDS encoding DUF4339 domain-containing protein, with protein sequence MMGKIWFLYINNKQEGPYSYLELSKDHRLTPDTFAWKEGMEDWKPIAEIDELNGLVDKNEEGWEETDSDEKQPAPVPDEQIVLEMKHGRPFPWGWMLIVLIILLFFYEYFWR encoded by the coding sequence ATGATGGGAAAAATCTGGTTTTTATACATCAATAATAAACAGGAAGGGCCCTACTCCTACCTTGAATTATCGAAAGATCATCGTTTGACTCCAGACACTTTTGCCTGGAAAGAGGGGATGGAGGACTGGAAGCCGATCGCTGAAATCGATGAACTGAATGGGCTGGTTGACAAAAACGAAGAGGGCTGGGAAGAAACCGATTCAGATGAGAAACAGCCTGCTCCCGTGCCGGATGAGCAGATCGTCCTGGAAATGAAACATGGGCGTCCCTTTCCTTGGGGTTGGATGTTGATCGTTCTTATTATTCTCCTCTTCTTTTACGAATATTTTTGGCGGTAA
- the tilS gene encoding tRNA lysidine(34) synthetase TilS: MNLYTSHFLPFLKRCTPFNAPVLIACSGGPDSMALLRMMVEYRKTHSVRFGVAHVDHRWRKESADEAETLRALCREIDVPFHLKEIDPEAMQGNLEEACRHFRQTYFLQLCFDHGYGSVMLGHHLDDQAETVLKRVFEGAKLEKCGGMQEISVYETIPFWRPFLQVRKQKLIAWLNLRNFPYFIDPTNNDSSFLRSKIRGNILPEISRYFGKEVSPGLAFLGREAHALKEFMGSHIYKWLALKEKTPWGTVLDLSCQNPSHLFEARCLISELLPQASREIAYSAAENLIGGAANKCYHAGGKTLYIDRKRMFLTERLHADLPHQETSLKKCGSIGSWNYRIQSASNKRLSGWKQVLYGVLQWPVGGNFEKLRIGSPATVHCQDELNRMRRQARVPVFMKNWAPVITRENEIVQDFLSGKVEQQAADAPLEVVLTKAMD, encoded by the coding sequence ATGAATCTTTACACTTCCCACTTTCTCCCTTTTCTCAAACGTTGCACACCTTTCAATGCTCCGGTCCTCATCGCTTGTTCGGGCGGGCCGGATTCCATGGCGCTCTTGAGGATGATGGTTGAATACCGGAAAACACATAGTGTGCGGTTTGGTGTCGCCCATGTTGACCACCGCTGGCGTAAAGAGAGCGCCGATGAGGCGGAAACGCTTAGGGCGCTGTGCAGGGAGATCGATGTTCCTTTTCATTTAAAAGAGATCGATCCCGAGGCAATGCAAGGGAATTTGGAAGAGGCTTGCAGACATTTTCGTCAAACATATTTTCTCCAGCTTTGTTTCGATCATGGGTATGGCAGCGTCATGCTGGGGCATCATCTCGATGACCAGGCTGAAACGGTGTTAAAACGTGTATTTGAAGGAGCAAAATTGGAAAAATGCGGAGGGATGCAAGAGATTTCCGTTTATGAAACGATCCCTTTTTGGCGCCCGTTTTTGCAAGTTCGCAAGCAAAAACTGATCGCATGGTTGAACTTAAGAAATTTTCCCTATTTTATCGATCCGACGAATAACGACTCTTCTTTCCTGAGGTCGAAAATTAGAGGGAATATCCTGCCGGAGATCAGCCGGTATTTTGGCAAAGAGGTATCGCCCGGCCTTGCTTTTCTTGGCCGTGAAGCACATGCTTTAAAAGAATTTATGGGTTCTCACATTTATAAATGGCTAGCTCTCAAAGAGAAAACCCCTTGGGGGACAGTTCTAGACCTCAGCTGTCAAAATCCCAGCCATCTTTTTGAAGCGCGCTGCCTAATCTCAGAATTATTGCCGCAGGCATCGCGGGAAATCGCGTATTCTGCTGCAGAGAATCTGATTGGCGGAGCCGCTAATAAATGCTATCATGCTGGCGGCAAAACACTCTATATCGATCGAAAAAGAATGTTTTTGACCGAACGATTGCATGCAGATCTTCCGCATCAAGAAACCTCCCTAAAAAAATGCGGATCAATAGGCTCTTGGAATTACCGTATCCAATCCGCGTCTAATAAGCGGTTAAGTGGTTGGAAACAAGTTCTATACGGAGTTCTTCAGTGGCCGGTCGGAGGGAATTTTGAAAAATTAAGAATTGGATCTCCTGCAACGGTGCATTGTCAAGATGAGCTTAATCGCATGAGGAGGCAGGCACGCGTGCCGGTATTTATGAAGAACTGGGCGCCTGTCATTACGAGAGAAAATGAAATTGTGCAGGACTTTCTTTCCGGTAAAGTCGAGCAGCAGGCAGCAGACGCGCCGCTTGAAGTTGTTTTGACAAAAGCTATGGATTGA